From Anaerolineae bacterium, a single genomic window includes:
- a CDS encoding Na+/H+ antiporter subunit B encodes MTSLILSTATRYLLPLLLLFSIFLLLRGHNEPGGGFAGGLMAAAAFALYAIAHNVAEAKKALYLHPRTLIAVGLLAAVSSGLIGLLAGYPFMTGLWSSQNVPMLGKVGTPLLFDMGVYLVVLGITLLIIFSLAEEE; translated from the coding sequence ATGACGTCCTTGATTTTGTCAACCGCCACCCGCTATCTGTTGCCCCTGCTGCTGCTCTTTTCCATCTTTTTGCTTCTGCGCGGGCACAACGAACCCGGCGGCGGTTTTGCCGGTGGGCTGATGGCCGCCGCAGCCTTTGCCCTTTACGCCATTGCCCACAACGTGGCCGAGGCCAAAAAGGCGCTGTATCTCCATCCCCGCACGCTGATTGCCGTTGGCTTGCTGGCGGCGGTGAGTAGCGGCCTGATCGGCCTGCTGGCGGGCTATCCCTTTATGACCGGTCTCTGGAGCAGCCAGAATGTGCCGATGCTGGGCAAGGTCGGCACGCCGTTGTTATTTGATATGGGCGTGTATCTGGTGGTGCTGGGAATCACCCTGCTCATTATCTTTTCCCTGGCCGAGGAGGAATAA